Genomic segment of Streptomyces zhihengii:
CGGCCGCCGCCGCGCCCGCCACGGGCGTCGCGAGACCGAGCATGAGCAGGACACCGGACCCGGTCTCGGCGAGCCCCGCCGCGAGCGCGCTCTGCTTGGGCGGGTGGAAGCCCATCGCCTCCATCCCCTTGGTGGTGCCCTCCAGGCCCCCTCCCCCGAACCAGCCGAAGAGCTTCTGTGTGCCGTGGGCGGCGAGCACCGCGCCGGTGCCGACCCGCAGGGCGAGCAGGCCGATGTCGCGTCGGAGGATGGTCGTCATGGGCACTCCCGGTGGGCGGGCGGTGGTCGGGACGGACGTCATCCACTGTCGGCCGGAGCGGGGCCGCACCCGCTGCGTTGTTGGGCCGTACGGGTGAAGATCGGGCCGCGCGCTCAGTGGCCGGGCGGCAGGGCGAGGTGGGCCGCCGCGTAGGAGCGCCAGGGGCGCCAGTGCTCCGGGGCGGCGGAGGGCGGGACGGCCGGGTCGTCGGGCAGCAGGACGTCGGGGTCGCCCAGGGCGTGGCGGCGGATGCGGGCGGCCTTCCCGGGGCCGATGCCGGGCAGGGCGGCGAGACGGCGCTCGGTGTCGCCGCGGTCGACGCCGGGGTCCAGGCGGATGTCGCCGGAGGCGAGGGCGGCGGCGAGCGCCCGTACCGCGGGCGGCCCCGCGTCGGCGAGACGGGCCGCGCCGGGGAAGAGGCGGGCCGGGCCGGTGCGGGGAGCGGGCAGCTCCTCGCCGTACGCGGCGACCAGCTCCGCCGCGTCCGGGCCGGCCGCGATGCGCAGGGCGGTCTCGTGCGGGTCGGCCGTGCCGGGCACCCGGAGGCCGGGGCGGGCCGCGACCAGGGGTGCGAGCAGCGGATCGGCGCCGAGCCGCTCGGCGACGGCGAGCGGGTCGGCGTCCAGGTCGAGCAGGCGCCGCATCCGCTGCGTGGCGGTGGTGAGATCGCGCAGGTCGGTCAGGTGGAGCCGACAGTCCAGCCAGTCCCCGCCGCCGGAGCGTTCGTGGGCCTCGGCGACGGCGGGACCGGCCGGCAGGGCGAGGGTGCGGCGGTAGGTGCGGGCGCCCGGGGCGCCGGTGACCTCCTCCACCCCCGGCAGCGCGTCGGCGGCGAGCCGGTCGAACATCGCGGCGCGCTCGTACGGGCCCCGGTAGGCGAGCCGCAGCGGCACGCCGGCCGCTCCGTCGTGCGGGGCGGCGTGGCGGCCGCGTGAGGAGCGCAGTTCGCTGGGGGTCGCCGCGTAGATCTCCCGGATGGTGTCGTTGAACTGCCGCACGCTGGCGAATCCGGAGGCGAAGGCGATCTCCGCCGCCTGGAGGGTGGTCGTCTGGAGCAGGATCCTGGCGGTGTGGCTCCGCTGGGCGCGGGCGAGGGCGATCGGTCCGGCGCCGAGTTCGGCGTTGAGCTGCCGCTGGAGCTGGCGGGCGCTGTAGCCGAGCCGGGCGGCGAGACCGGACACGCCCTCGC
This window contains:
- a CDS encoding bifunctional transcriptional activator/DNA repair enzyme AdaA, coding for MRVEDSRYEAVSSRDARFDGVFFFAVSTTGIYCRPSCPAVTPKRRNVSFYRTAAAAQGAGYRACRRCRPDAVPGSAEWNVRADVVGRAMRLIGDGVVDREGVSGLAARLGYSARQLQRQLNAELGAGPIALARAQRSHTARILLQTTTLQAAEIAFASGFASVRQFNDTIREIYAATPSELRSSRGRHAAPHDGAAGVPLRLAYRGPYERAAMFDRLAADALPGVEEVTGAPGARTYRRTLALPAGPAVAEAHERSGGGDWLDCRLHLTDLRDLTTATQRMRRLLDLDADPLAVAERLGADPLLAPLVAARPGLRVPGTADPHETALRIAAGPDAAELVAAYGEELPAPRTGPARLFPGAARLADAGPPAVRALAAALASGDIRLDPGVDRGDTERRLAALPGIGPGKAARIRRHALGDPDVLLPDDPAVPPSAAPEHWRPWRSYAAAHLALPPGH